A genomic region of SAR324 cluster bacterium contains the following coding sequences:
- a CDS encoding DUF423 domain-containing protein has product MNHPASKWLLAIGALFGVLAVLSGSMGSHMLRGQLEEFNGTANFILASNYLFYHAGGLLFTGLLLERLERRGFLYVGIFFIVGSFLFCGSLFTYSLTGLRGVTAMAPIGGVNLILGWLTLVVTCVRLPSSKKR; this is encoded by the coding sequence ATGAACCATCCAGCAAGCAAGTGGCTCTTGGCCATTGGCGCATTGTTTGGAGTTCTTGCGGTCCTGAGTGGTTCAATGGGATCTCACATGCTGCGTGGCCAATTAGAGGAGTTCAATGGCACTGCGAATTTTATCTTAGCCTCAAACTATCTTTTCTATCACGCAGGAGGCTTGCTCTTCACAGGCTTGCTCTTGGAGCGTTTGGAACGGCGAGGATTTTTGTATGTGGGAATCTTTTTCATAGTGGGTAGCTTCCTTTTCTGTGGAAGTCTCTTTACCTACAGCTTAACCGGTTTGCGCGGGGTGACCGCTATGGCTCCAATTGGTGGAGTGAATTTGATTCTTGGATGGTTGACACTGGTGGTGACCTGCGTACGCTTGCCTTCTTCCAAAAAACGCTAA